Proteins encoded by one window of Desulfovibrio sp. Huiquan2017:
- a CDS encoding ABC transporter ATP-binding protein encodes MLTIEDLHVNIGDKEVLRGIDLQINDGETFILFGPNGSGKTSLLMTLMGFSGYEVTKGRIVFQGQDITHAPTYERARLGLGMSFQRPPTIHGLRTRHLVQMCSRKGHVNADMLAETVNMGDFLDRDINAGFSGGEIKRSELLQLMAQQPDLVLFDEPESGVDMENMQLVGKVARDILDGKFSVAPDLSLKQRKERVRTSGLIITHTGYILDYVNADRGQVLYQGHLCCEGRPRDILDHIREHGYQECVRCMN; translated from the coding sequence ATGCTGACCATTGAAGACTTGCATGTCAACATCGGCGACAAAGAGGTCCTGCGGGGCATCGATTTGCAGATAAACGACGGGGAGACCTTCATCCTGTTCGGGCCCAACGGTTCGGGCAAGACCTCCCTGCTCATGACCCTGATGGGCTTTTCCGGTTATGAGGTGACCAAGGGGCGGATCGTCTTCCAAGGACAGGACATCACCCACGCCCCCACGTATGAGCGCGCCCGCCTGGGCCTGGGCATGTCCTTCCAGCGGCCTCCGACCATCCATGGCCTGCGTACCCGCCATCTGGTGCAAATGTGTTCGCGCAAGGGCCACGTCAACGCCGACATGTTGGCCGAGACCGTCAATATGGGCGATTTCCTCGACCGCGACATCAATGCGGGTTTTTCGGGCGGGGAGATCAAGCGCTCCGAGTTGCTCCAGCTCATGGCCCAGCAGCCAGACCTGGTACTCTTCGACGAGCCCGAGTCCGGCGTGGACATGGAAAACATGCAGCTCGTGGGCAAGGTGGCCCGGGACATCCTGGACGGCAAGTTCAGCGTGGCTCCAGACCTGAGCCTCAAGCAGCGCAAGGAGCGGGTCAGAACCTCCGGGTTGATCATCACCCATACCGGGTACATTCTCGACTACGTGAACGCCGACCGGGGCCAGGTCCTGTACCAGGGCCATCTGTGCTGTGAAGGGCGTCCCCGGGATATTCTGGATCACATCCGCGAGCACGGCTATCAGGAATGTGTCCGCTGCATGAACTAG
- a CDS encoding Smr/MutS family protein, translating to MGKKRMNNLGDLKQIKFKKGKEDIYSLPYAKNAAPKENVNPEDEPKAEEIFLAAMHGVKPMAGQSGRKVPPATQTTPARALSAEDEAKNDLDRFMRGDIEFELEYTDEFMYGYVRGLDIKIFQRLKAGSLSVAAHLDLHGMTSDQARDSLLFFIRESYLQGYRCVLVVTGRGKNSPGGQSVLRTEAETWLTKEPLRRAVLAFCTAQPKHGGAGALYVLLRKQKKTEGKIRWDKMMNWEE from the coding sequence ATGGGCAAAAAACGCATGAACAACCTCGGCGATCTCAAGCAGATCAAATTCAAGAAGGGAAAAGAGGATATCTATTCCCTTCCGTATGCAAAGAATGCGGCTCCGAAGGAAAATGTCAACCCCGAGGACGAACCCAAAGCCGAGGAAATCTTCCTGGCCGCCATGCACGGCGTGAAACCCATGGCGGGTCAGAGCGGACGCAAGGTCCCCCCTGCAACCCAGACGACTCCGGCCCGGGCCCTTTCTGCCGAGGACGAAGCCAAAAACGACCTGGATCGTTTTATGCGCGGCGACATTGAGTTCGAGCTCGAATACACGGACGAATTCATGTACGGTTACGTGCGTGGTCTGGACATCAAAATATTCCAACGGCTCAAAGCGGGTTCCCTGAGCGTAGCCGCCCATCTGGACTTGCACGGCATGACCTCGGATCAGGCGCGCGATTCCCTGCTCTTTTTCATCCGCGAATCCTATCTTCAGGGATACCGGTGCGTGCTGGTGGTCACCGGTCGGGGCAAGAACTCCCCAGGCGGACAGTCCGTCCTGCGCACCGAGGCCGAAACCTGGCTGACCAAGGAACCGCTACGACGCGCGGTCCTCGCCTTTTGCACTGCCCAGCCCAAGCACGGTGGCGCTGGCGCTCTCTACGTCCTGTTGCGCAAGCAGAAAAAAACCGAGGGCAAGATCCGCTGGGACAAGATGATGAATTGGGAGGAATAG